From Echinicola soli, a single genomic window includes:
- a CDS encoding class I mannose-6-phosphate isomerase, translated as MNRLSNQPQVPVYDTDQPLNSYTLFPSFDLGSSRISYGYESLFDQVFAGQVVLMDGYVGVDWREISTKLKHYLANKDFTFTLVNMADFYKPTNEILEMIAPDLGGDDPVFGKKTQRNMADYIDWGKLETLQLSTDHITVIYGCGAAQTGIKGKLVYFDLPKNELQYRMRAGSVQNLGCSGQQKNAKQMYKHFFFVDWEICNREKKALLAKLDYVVDQQRPDHPTWMSGEDFRQGLEAMSHAYFRVRPWFEPGVWGGQWLREHIPELPQNEPNYAWSFEMIVPENGLIFSSEGLLLEVSFDWLMYQAGENILGKAHHRFGDDFPIRFDFLDTFDGGNLSLQCHPTDAYAKAHFGEKFTQDETYYIMDNRPGANVYLGFQKDIEPERFKKELEKSIHEKSVLEVERFVQKLPSQKHGLYLIPNGTVHCSGVDNLVLEISATPYIYTFKMYDWQRLDLNGEPRPLNVERAFDNLDFERKGEEVQRTLVSRPEVIASGSDWQLVELPTHEQHFYKVMRYEFDTEISVPTDGQCHLLMLVEGETISLSTENGGQAKFHYAETFAVPAAAGSYKLKNHGASRAMVIISFVKDSAC; from the coding sequence ATGAACAGATTGAGCAATCAGCCACAGGTACCCGTTTACGATACGGATCAACCATTGAATTCCTACACCTTATTTCCATCCTTTGACTTGGGATCCTCAAGGATTAGTTATGGTTACGAGAGCCTCTTCGACCAGGTATTTGCCGGGCAGGTGGTCCTAATGGACGGCTATGTTGGAGTGGACTGGCGGGAAATCAGCACTAAACTAAAGCATTACTTGGCCAACAAGGACTTTACGTTTACACTGGTAAATATGGCCGATTTCTATAAGCCAACCAATGAGATTCTAGAAATGATTGCCCCGGATCTTGGAGGGGACGATCCGGTTTTCGGAAAAAAGACCCAACGAAATATGGCCGATTACATTGATTGGGGAAAACTGGAGACCTTACAGCTTTCAACGGATCATATTACGGTCATTTACGGTTGTGGTGCCGCCCAAACGGGGATTAAGGGAAAACTGGTCTATTTTGATCTTCCTAAAAACGAACTGCAATATCGTATGCGTGCGGGCAGTGTCCAAAACCTCGGTTGTAGCGGACAGCAAAAGAATGCCAAGCAAATGTACAAGCATTTTTTCTTTGTGGACTGGGAAATCTGCAACAGGGAGAAGAAGGCCTTATTGGCCAAGTTGGATTATGTGGTGGACCAACAACGTCCTGACCATCCTACCTGGATGAGCGGGGAGGATTTTCGGCAAGGGCTGGAAGCCATGTCCCACGCTTATTTCAGGGTCCGTCCGTGGTTTGAGCCGGGTGTTTGGGGCGGGCAATGGCTTCGTGAGCATATCCCGGAGCTTCCACAGAATGAGCCCAACTATGCCTGGTCCTTTGAGATGATTGTTCCCGAGAACGGTTTGATCTTTTCTTCCGAAGGCCTTCTCTTGGAGGTGTCCTTTGATTGGTTGATGTATCAGGCTGGGGAAAATATCTTGGGCAAGGCCCATCATCGGTTTGGCGATGATTTTCCCATCCGATTTGACTTTTTGGATACCTTCGACGGGGGAAACCTATCCCTACAGTGTCATCCAACCGATGCGTATGCAAAAGCCCATTTTGGCGAAAAATTCACCCAAGATGAGACCTATTATATTATGGATAACCGACCTGGTGCCAATGTTTACCTGGGCTTCCAAAAGGACATTGAACCGGAGAGATTCAAAAAGGAACTGGAAAAATCCATTCATGAGAAATCAGTCCTGGAAGTAGAGCGCTTTGTTCAAAAACTTCCCAGCCAAAAGCATGGGCTTTACCTAATCCCCAATGGCACCGTTCATTGCTCAGGAGTGGACAACCTGGTATTGGAGATCAGTGCTACCCCTTATATCTACACCTTTAAAATGTACGATTGGCAACGATTGGACCTAAATGGAGAACCTCGGCCTTTAAATGTGGAACGGGCCTTTGACAATTTGGATTTTGAAAGAAAAGGGGAAGAAGTCCAACGTACCCTGGTGTCACGTCCTGAAGTGATTGCCTCCGGATCGGATTGGCAATTGGTGGAATTGCCTACCCATGAACAACATTTTTACAAAGTCATGCGCTATGAATTTGATACCGAAATTTCTGTTCCCACAGATGGGCAATGCCATTTGTTGATGTTGGTCGAAGGAGAAACCATTTCCCTGTCCACCGAAAATGGAGGGCAAGCCAAGTTTCATTATGCAGAAACATTTGCTGTTCCTGCCGCTGCCGGTAGCTACAAATTGAAAAACCATGGAGCCTCCCGGGCGATGGTGATCATTTCCTTCGTCAAGGATTCCGCCTGTTAG
- a CDS encoding GH92 family glycosyl hydrolase — protein sequence MHQIIRSVFLVVMALAVHCPILLAQQYKVFQLGSSSDNGDGFALYPGGYADFIARDFGFEDRMFWIGRDDPQIDFPYILPGPKDAWGGTGHTAGIRSHFLNLAFELERVQGATGQLTIDLADADSLHAVLLKVSVNGKGYHYQLKPGKGAALGNKGSAKGEEQLVIIDLPQGLLKSGMNKITLTSLEGSWLAFDQVALFASRPLRVKKTKMAVVGDISPANYQTKGDSGLNQPLLVPAYHLEGSPKIAVELDGSVILHQRLVKGEYLLEAPMPAVQKEKESHYKIKLDGRTVKEGTVKRMPQVTGKWSQYVNTLIGAGHSRWMIAPGPWMPFGMVKLSPDNQNSGWQAGYDPTFESIGTFSHIHEWTMAGLGTFPTTAGPVQTAVGDQSDVQTGYRSSFDKQTEQAGIGMYKVHLTDTDIWASLTATERATMQLYEYRKGDRGRIMIDLAIPSEYRYQIESCEITRVSPTRIEGKSHQLTPNAWSKGVGQDYIVHFVIEFDRPFARFSHWKDGEILHGTDLVAEEPKNAGAFVEFDLQDSRSVKMRTGISYVSIENAAENLSTEISTPFGWDFDAVVAHQRDTWDNLLGRLKVTSNDAREKERFYTNMYRALASRNTFSDVNGQWRDADEKVQQLERPDDLALGCDAFWNTFWNLNQFWNLVTPDWSNRWVRSQLAMYDNAGWLAKGPAGMEYIPVMVAEHEIPLIVGAYQMGIRDYDVEKALEAVVKMQTTEATEVGGGFAGNRDLEHYLEHGYVPYDLGRFSNSLEYSFDDWTVGQFAKSLGKASIFEAFDKRGAWWKHVIDPESGYARMKNAKGEWLEDFDPFRSGANHHYVEGNAWQLTFFVPQDVPGLMDAVGKQKFLERLEWGFSESDRWRFNGPNDQYWDYPVVQGNQQSMHFAFLFNYAGKPWLTQKWSRAIMERYYGHGVTNAYLGDEDQGQMSAWFIMASLGLFQVDGGTRAAPIYEIGSPLFRQVEIDLGNRFGRGETFTIRAINADRKNIYVQKATLNGKPLNRFWFDAAALLKGGELVLEMGDAPNKEWGNTILPY from the coding sequence ATGCATCAGATAATTAGAAGTGTTTTTTTGGTAGTTATGGCCTTAGCGGTACACTGCCCGATCCTATTGGCACAGCAATATAAGGTCTTCCAACTAGGAAGTTCCTCAGACAATGGTGATGGCTTTGCGCTTTATCCCGGCGGTTATGCGGATTTTATTGCCCGTGATTTTGGTTTCGAGGACCGGATGTTTTGGATCGGAAGAGACGATCCGCAAATAGACTTCCCGTACATCCTCCCAGGGCCAAAGGACGCTTGGGGCGGAACAGGACATACCGCAGGAATCCGCTCTCATTTTCTGAACCTCGCCTTTGAACTTGAAAGGGTCCAAGGAGCAACGGGTCAGCTTACGATAGACCTTGCAGATGCCGATTCGTTGCATGCAGTCCTATTGAAGGTCTCTGTCAATGGTAAAGGGTACCATTACCAATTAAAGCCAGGAAAGGGAGCAGCCCTTGGAAATAAAGGATCAGCAAAAGGGGAGGAACAGCTGGTCATCATTGATCTGCCCCAAGGGCTCTTGAAGAGTGGAATGAACAAAATTACGTTAACCAGCCTTGAAGGTAGTTGGTTGGCCTTTGATCAAGTGGCTCTTTTTGCTTCCAGGCCTTTGAGGGTGAAAAAAACGAAAATGGCAGTAGTGGGGGATATAAGTCCGGCTAACTATCAAACCAAAGGGGATTCTGGACTGAACCAACCGCTGTTGGTGCCCGCTTATCACCTTGAAGGATCTCCGAAGATTGCTGTTGAACTGGATGGTTCTGTAATCCTTCACCAACGTTTGGTGAAGGGGGAGTACTTGCTGGAAGCCCCCATGCCCGCTGTCCAAAAGGAGAAGGAAAGCCATTATAAGATCAAACTGGATGGAAGAACGGTAAAGGAGGGCACTGTCAAAAGAATGCCCCAAGTTACCGGAAAATGGAGTCAATACGTCAATACGCTCATCGGAGCAGGACATTCCAGGTGGATGATTGCACCTGGCCCTTGGATGCCTTTTGGAATGGTAAAGCTAAGCCCGGACAACCAGAACTCAGGTTGGCAGGCAGGCTATGATCCTACTTTCGAATCGATCGGTACCTTTAGCCATATCCACGAATGGACCATGGCCGGCTTGGGGACCTTTCCGACTACCGCAGGGCCTGTACAGACCGCCGTTGGTGACCAAAGCGATGTCCAGACGGGATACCGGTCCTCATTTGACAAACAAACAGAGCAGGCAGGAATTGGCATGTACAAAGTCCATTTGACTGACACTGATATCTGGGCTTCCCTGACAGCTACAGAAAGGGCGACGATGCAACTATATGAATACCGAAAAGGTGATCGCGGGCGGATCATGATCGACCTGGCCATTCCCTCTGAATACCGCTACCAGATAGAATCCTGCGAGATTACCCGTGTTTCCCCTACACGGATAGAAGGCAAAAGCCATCAGCTTACGCCAAATGCATGGTCCAAGGGAGTGGGACAGGACTATATCGTCCATTTTGTTATTGAATTTGACCGTCCTTTTGCCCGGTTTTCCCATTGGAAGGACGGTGAGATCCTTCATGGCACCGACCTGGTGGCCGAGGAGCCGAAGAATGCAGGTGCCTTTGTGGAATTTGACCTGCAAGATTCCCGTAGTGTGAAAATGAGAACGGGAATATCCTATGTGAGCATCGAGAATGCTGCTGAAAACCTATCAACGGAGATTTCCACGCCTTTCGGATGGGACTTTGACGCGGTAGTGGCCCATCAACGGGACACTTGGGACAACCTGCTCGGAAGACTCAAGGTGACCAGTAACGATGCAAGGGAAAAGGAACGCTTTTATACCAATATGTACAGGGCTTTGGCCAGCAGGAATACCTTTTCGGACGTAAACGGACAATGGAGGGATGCTGATGAGAAGGTCCAACAACTGGAGCGCCCGGATGACCTTGCCCTGGGCTGTGATGCCTTTTGGAATACGTTTTGGAACCTTAACCAGTTTTGGAACCTGGTCACACCCGACTGGAGCAATCGCTGGGTGCGGTCTCAGCTTGCTATGTACGACAATGCCGGGTGGCTGGCCAAAGGCCCTGCGGGAATGGAGTACATCCCCGTCATGGTGGCCGAGCATGAAATTCCCTTGATCGTAGGGGCCTACCAGATGGGGATCAGGGATTATGATGTGGAAAAAGCGTTGGAAGCTGTAGTGAAGATGCAGACCACAGAAGCTACAGAAGTGGGCGGAGGGTTTGCCGGAAACAGGGATTTGGAGCACTATCTTGAACATGGTTATGTGCCGTATGATCTGGGAAGGTTTTCCAATTCCCTGGAATACAGTTTTGATGACTGGACCGTTGGACAGTTTGCCAAATCCCTCGGGAAGGCCTCCATCTTTGAAGCGTTTGACAAAAGAGGGGCTTGGTGGAAGCATGTTATTGATCCCGAATCAGGCTATGCAAGGATGAAAAATGCCAAAGGAGAATGGCTGGAAGATTTTGATCCGTTTCGCTCAGGTGCCAACCACCATTATGTGGAAGGAAATGCCTGGCAGCTCACCTTTTTTGTTCCCCAGGATGTACCAGGGCTAATGGACGCCGTAGGAAAACAGAAATTCCTCGAAAGACTGGAATGGGGTTTTTCGGAAAGCGATAGATGGCGGTTTAACGGCCCCAATGACCAATACTGGGATTATCCCGTGGTGCAGGGAAACCAACAGTCCATGCATTTTGCCTTTCTTTTCAATTATGCTGGCAAGCCTTGGCTGACCCAGAAATGGAGCAGGGCCATCATGGAACGGTATTATGGCCATGGCGTTACCAATGCCTATTTGGGAGATGAGGATCAGGGCCAGATGAGTGCCTGGTTTATCATGGCCTCCCTTGGTCTTTTCCAAGTGGACGGAGGAACAAGAGCAGCCCCTATCTACGAAATAGGCAGTCCACTTTTCCGACAAGTGGAAATTGATCTTGGCAATCGGTTTGGCAGAGGGGAGACCTTTACCATCAGGGCCATCAATGCCGACAGGAAGAATATTTACGTACAAAAAGCCACCCTCAACGGCAAACCGCTCAACCGTTTTTGGTTTGATGCGGCAGCGCTTCTCAAGGGAGGGGAATTGGTACTGGAGATGGGAGATGCCCCGAACAAGGAATGGGGAAATACTATTCTGCCCTATTGA
- a CDS encoding GH36-type glycosyl hydrolase domain-containing protein, which translates to MKNYLALAVFLIFALKVHGQNSGGDDDNLSNNIANNEKFEEVKKMALKVVSEGFNAGDGYREVWIRDYNTFINIATKVYPKETLRENLLVFFRMQGDDGNIIDGFTPVASIGEDDSDFSYSELEPRYAGHKNTVETDQETSLVQTVYKYIKATGDFSLLSEKVGDKTVAERLEWSMDYLMDYRFDREHGLLWGATTADWGDVQPEHGWGVDIDESTHRAIDIYDNAMMVIALANLMDIMPESSKKWAPIKVQLEKNIRKHLWDTEGQKFIPHIYLEGSPFPEDFKENEIFYFGGTAIAIEAGLLSQEEIEHSLDHMVSRVKQAGAPSIGLTLYPPYPAGFFANKIMNPEYSYQNGGDWTWFGGRMILELVKNGFVEEAYREIQPMVDRVIDNNGFYEWYSVDNQPRGSGTFRGSAGVLYDAIVALQQSIKIKK; encoded by the coding sequence ATGAAAAACTACCTGGCATTGGCCGTATTCCTAATATTTGCACTAAAGGTCCATGGGCAAAACAGTGGGGGGGATGATGACAACCTTTCGAATAATATTGCAAACAATGAAAAATTCGAGGAAGTAAAGAAAATGGCCTTAAAAGTAGTCTCCGAAGGATTCAATGCCGGCGATGGATACCGGGAGGTCTGGATCAGGGATTACAATACTTTTATTAATATTGCCACCAAGGTATACCCAAAGGAAACACTAAGGGAAAACCTGTTGGTTTTTTTCAGGATGCAGGGAGATGATGGGAATATCATAGATGGCTTTACCCCAGTGGCATCCATAGGGGAAGACGACTCAGATTTTAGTTATTCGGAACTGGAACCAAGGTATGCAGGCCACAAAAATACCGTGGAGACCGACCAAGAGACTTCTTTGGTGCAAACAGTCTACAAGTACATCAAGGCCACGGGTGATTTCTCACTGCTTTCAGAAAAGGTGGGGGACAAAACGGTGGCCGAACGGTTGGAATGGTCCATGGATTATTTGATGGATTACCGCTTTGATCGGGAGCATGGCCTGCTTTGGGGAGCGACCACTGCCGATTGGGGAGATGTACAGCCAGAGCATGGATGGGGAGTGGATATTGATGAAAGCACCCATAGGGCCATTGATATTTATGATAATGCCATGATGGTCATTGCTTTGGCTAACCTGATGGATATAATGCCCGAAAGCAGTAAAAAGTGGGCTCCCATTAAGGTGCAATTGGAAAAAAATATCAGAAAGCACCTTTGGGACACTGAAGGACAAAAGTTCATTCCCCATATCTATCTGGAAGGTTCCCCGTTTCCAGAGGACTTCAAGGAGAATGAGATTTTTTATTTCGGGGGCACAGCGATAGCCATCGAAGCGGGATTGCTGTCACAAGAGGAAATCGAACATTCCCTGGATCATATGGTTTCGAGGGTAAAACAGGCAGGTGCACCTTCCATAGGATTGACACTATATCCTCCGTATCCAGCGGGCTTTTTTGCCAATAAGATCATGAATCCGGAGTATAGTTACCAAAACGGAGGCGACTGGACTTGGTTTGGAGGGAGGATGATCCTGGAACTGGTGAAAAATGGATTCGTTGAGGAAGCCTACAGGGAAATACAGCCAATGGTGGACAGGGTGATTGACAACAATGGCTTTTACGAGTGGTATTCGGTCGATAACCAGCCACGGGGGTCAGGAACTTTCAGGGGAAGTGCAGGGGTGCTCTATGATGCCATAGTGGCCTTACAGCAATCCATCAAAATAAAAAAATAG
- a CDS encoding ROK family protein, whose protein sequence is MERPIILPDTEKSLQVGVDIGGSHISTCLFDGQRAELLLESMTTRHPDPNGTANELIGVWAEAIECTIKQSNRPIGGIGIAVPGPFDYAQGISLITGVNKFECIYGVNIKEELSHRLKLEKSQIRFVNDAAAFGIAVTKVGLAKNVDRCVALTLGTGLGSSFLVAGVPVISGDEVPENGWLYNGEFQGEMADDHFSARGLVKCYQSLGGREASTALDVFNLAKSDRLAQKAFELFGSRLGSFLDPYIQKFGAHILVLGGNLSRSFPLFEQYLRKELSIDSVVVSAIIDHAPLIGGAMLFEEEYYEDLARVINKMK, encoded by the coding sequence ATGGAAAGACCGATAATATTGCCTGATACGGAGAAATCGCTGCAGGTTGGAGTGGACATTGGTGGAAGCCATATTAGCACTTGCCTTTTTGATGGTCAGCGTGCGGAGCTACTGCTGGAGTCAATGACCACACGACATCCCGATCCAAATGGAACAGCCAACGAACTCATAGGCGTATGGGCCGAGGCCATTGAGTGTACCATAAAACAATCCAATAGACCGATAGGAGGGATTGGGATTGCCGTTCCAGGGCCATTTGATTATGCACAAGGGATCAGCCTGATCACCGGGGTAAATAAATTCGAATGTATATATGGAGTCAATATCAAAGAGGAACTTTCCCATCGGCTTAAGCTGGAAAAATCCCAAATAAGATTTGTGAATGATGCAGCGGCATTTGGTATTGCAGTGACCAAGGTTGGCCTTGCCAAAAACGTGGATCGCTGTGTGGCCTTGACTTTGGGAACAGGGTTGGGATCTTCATTTTTGGTTGCTGGGGTACCGGTAATATCAGGCGATGAGGTACCGGAAAATGGATGGCTATATAATGGTGAATTTCAAGGGGAAATGGCAGATGACCATTTTTCAGCCCGTGGTTTGGTGAAGTGCTACCAGTCCCTGGGAGGCAGGGAAGCTTCTACTGCTCTGGACGTTTTTAACCTTGCCAAGTCTGATCGATTGGCCCAAAAAGCCTTTGAATTGTTTGGAAGTAGATTGGGCAGTTTCCTGGATCCATATATCCAAAAGTTCGGTGCCCATATACTTGTATTGGGGGGAAATCTATCACGGTCTTTCCCTCTCTTTGAGCAGTATTTGCGCAAGGAATTGTCTATAGACAGCGTGGTGGTTTCCGCCATCATAGATCACGCTCCGTTGATCGGTGGAGCCATGCTTTTTGAAGAGGAATATTATGAGGATTTAGCTAGGGTAATAAATAAGATGAAATGA
- a CDS encoding MFS transporter, giving the protein MKDISSQTLPYGKIVPVLLSFVVMGFVDIVGVSTGYAQKEFDLSPEMAQLIPSMVFVWFFVLSVPISILQNRVGKRKVLLAGIGATAIGMAIPFVSFSYGVFLCSFVLLGIGNTLIQVSSNPLLREVVTAEKYPSILSVSQFMKAISSLLGPVLVAILVARTGNWKNVFLVYGVVAICAGAWLARTPIKETHEQASAGFKDCFRLLKDPVIAFMVFAIFLTVGIDVGMNTNIQGLLVSKYELTLEDASLGISLYFFSLLVSRLLGAVILGKMSHIKFLKWSGWLTVVAFVCLMVSPSLETTLASIILVGLASANLFPLIFALTINRTPERSNEISGLMTMAIVGGAVVPFIMGLIQKSAGVDLVFLVPAMAAVVLSFSYRKFVK; this is encoded by the coding sequence ATGAAAGATATTAGTTCACAAACACTGCCATATGGTAAAATTGTACCGGTGCTGCTGAGTTTTGTGGTAATGGGATTTGTTGATATTGTCGGGGTTTCGACAGGGTACGCCCAGAAGGAGTTTGACCTCAGCCCAGAAATGGCTCAATTGATCCCTTCCATGGTATTCGTCTGGTTTTTTGTGCTGTCGGTTCCCATTAGCATACTCCAGAACAGGGTGGGGAAACGAAAGGTACTGCTTGCCGGAATTGGTGCTACAGCAATTGGAATGGCCATACCATTTGTCAGTTTTAGTTACGGGGTATTCCTTTGCTCTTTTGTGTTACTTGGAATTGGAAATACCTTAATCCAGGTTTCTTCCAATCCGTTGTTGAGGGAGGTGGTGACGGCAGAGAAGTATCCCAGTATCCTAAGCGTGTCCCAATTTATGAAGGCCATTAGCTCCTTGTTGGGCCCTGTGCTAGTGGCTATTTTGGTAGCAAGGACCGGCAATTGGAAGAATGTGTTTTTGGTATATGGTGTGGTGGCAATCTGTGCCGGGGCATGGCTGGCAAGAACCCCCATAAAGGAAACCCATGAGCAAGCTTCGGCGGGATTTAAGGATTGTTTTCGGCTGTTGAAAGATCCAGTGATTGCCTTTATGGTGTTTGCCATATTTTTGACCGTTGGGATTGATGTGGGAATGAACACCAATATCCAGGGACTCTTGGTTTCCAAATATGAACTTACGCTGGAGGATGCCTCCCTGGGAATCAGCCTATATTTCTTCTCCTTGCTGGTCAGCCGTTTACTGGGAGCGGTGATCTTGGGCAAAATGAGCCATATAAAGTTTCTCAAATGGTCTGGATGGCTTACCGTGGTCGCATTTGTATGCCTGATGGTGTCTCCCAGCCTTGAAACGACCTTGGCTTCCATCATCCTGGTGGGACTGGCTTCGGCTAATCTTTTTCCACTGATCTTTGCCTTGACCATCAACAGGACCCCTGAAAGGAGCAATGAAATATCAGGGCTGATGACCATGGCGATTGTTGGTGGGGCGGTCGTTCCGTTCATCATGGGACTGATCCAGAAATCAGCAGGAGTGGACCTGGTATTTCTCGTTCCCGCAATGGCGGCAGTGGTACTGTCGTTTTCCTACCGGAAATTCGTTAAATAA
- a CDS encoding GntR family transcriptional regulator, which yields MEVRGFKLEHKSAIPYHVQLEKYLRELIKLKEYASGESFLPKEESLAKRFGISRNTVRQAIDKLVQDGLIERKRGVGSKVVAQNIATRLDQWISFTKEMKDKGIEVVEYAVKVGFVLPDKEIAKALNLSSEAEVCRLERIRGAKDAKYLFSISYFHPRIGLTGKENFYQPLYEMLERECHVIVAVSKEKLKAIAAPQPIAKALDIKKGDPVLKRERVVLDQGDRPVEYNLVYYSTDYFSYDIDIKREL from the coding sequence ATGGAGGTAAGGGGATTTAAACTGGAACATAAAAGTGCTATTCCATATCATGTGCAGCTGGAGAAATATTTGCGGGAGCTGATCAAATTGAAGGAGTATGCATCGGGAGAGTCTTTTCTTCCCAAGGAAGAAAGTTTGGCCAAACGATTCGGTATTTCCCGTAACACAGTCAGACAAGCAATCGACAAGCTGGTCCAGGACGGATTGATCGAAAGAAAAAGGGGGGTTGGCTCAAAAGTGGTTGCCCAAAATATAGCCACAAGACTGGACCAATGGATATCCTTTACCAAAGAGATGAAGGATAAGGGGATCGAGGTGGTTGAATATGCTGTAAAGGTCGGGTTTGTTTTGCCGGATAAGGAAATTGCCAAGGCGCTTAACCTTTCGTCTGAGGCAGAAGTTTGCCGGTTGGAAAGAATAAGGGGAGCAAAAGACGCCAAGTATCTATTCAGTATTTCCTATTTTCATCCAAGAATAGGCTTGACCGGAAAAGAGAATTTTTACCAACCGCTCTACGAAATGCTGGAGAGGGAATGCCATGTTATTGTTGCGGTTTCCAAAGAGAAATTAAAGGCCATCGCCGCTCCACAACCCATAGCAAAAGCGCTGGATATTAAGAAAGGCGATCCGGTTTTGAAACGTGAAAGGGTAGTCCTTGACCAGGGTGACCGGCCTGTAGAATATAATTTGGTTTATTATTCCACCGATTATTTTTCCTATGACATTGATATTAAAAGGGAGCTGTAG